GAACCGGAATCATCGGTCGCCCCATACATATTGTTGCCGACTTTGGACAACCCGAGAGGATTCGAAAACTTTGCCAGCGCAATTCGAGCCAGCTTGCGGGGCTCACCATTCGAATAATTCCCCAAAATGTTGCCGTCGTTATCAATGGTCAGACTGACCAATGTACCGGTTGCATAGCCATCCTGAGTCTGGGAGATAACGTCGGATTCACTTGAGTACTGCGTTGCTCCAAAAATCATGGAAACTTCTTGAGTTGGTTCAGCTTCATTCACCCAGGATAAACCATTTGCGACAGTGGTTGCCGTCGGCTGAGGATCAACTAATTCAAGGTCGGTTATCGCAGGAAAGGATCCAACGGTGCTGGTGATATAGAGATCTCCGGCAGCATCATAAGCCCGGTGAGCCGTTGTCGTCGTCGTATCAGAGGCAACGAGACCACTTAAATCTTTGACATTAACTAAACGACCTCCCGTATCAAAAGACAGAATACTGCGGCCAACCTCAACAAATTCATCAACGACTGGATCCTGAACGTCGGCTCCGGAAACAACCGTATGAGACTCCCACTGCATAATCCCTGTAGGGTTGTTTGCGGGATCCAACTTATTAAAATACGTTGTCACCAAATGCTCACGCCCGAGAGAGTCGAAAATCCTGACGGAGGACGCATAATTACTCGTTGCCGCAGGATCAGTAATATCGAAAGGGGAATCTGCATCACCAGCGGTTCCAATATACGGATCGTTTGCATTGAGATTTGTCGCCAAAGTAATTTTTGTTGTTGGATTCGCCGGTGAAAATGAACGTGTTTCGATCATCAGGTCCGTCAAGTCGCCGACGGTTTCACCATCCTCGTTGAGATAATAACCTTGAACGGCATAGCCTTCCGGATTAACCAGGGTGCCTGTATCGTCAAAATTAAAAGCACCTGCCCGGGTATAATAGATTGACGCCTCATCAGGATTACTCACCATAAAGAAGCCCGGGCCTTCAATGGCAAGGTCCGTATTGGATTCTGTCGTTTCAAATGTTCCCTGGCTAAAGATGTTATCAACCGTTGACAAACCGGCCCCCCGTCCGACCTGTGAGGCACCACCGGATCCGGCGATTTCAGAAGACAACAAGTCCGAAAAAATTGTCCGACTGGATTTAAAGCCAATGGTATTACTATTTGCGATATTATTGCCTAAAACAGTCAAAGCGTTGCCATTTGCATTCAGTCCACTGACACCACTATACAAAGAACTCTGGATTCCCATATTTTCCTCCCTTGACCCGCCACAGACGATGGCTGATCTCGGGCCCCCTACACGAGGACCGGCCCGGTTAACATGTTGTGTGTTAAAACGTAAATTTAATACCCGCGGACGCTTTCCACTTCCGCGAGGCTGAAATCACCTGAATTTGTCACCAGCACATCGGCGCCATCGACCAGATCAACGCCAATGACCCGGCTGCGGATCATCGATGTGGCGGCCACAGCATCGTCGCCCTCATAGGCCGATATCCCAAGGGTATATTTGCCGTCCGGCAGAACATTGCCATCGTTGTCAGTGCCGTCCCAGGCAAGAAAGTGACGGCCACTGTCCAACTCGGTCAACGAATAGGTCGCCACGGTATTCCCGGCGGCATCGCGAATGTACAGACTGCCTTCCGACGCCGGAGCCTCGAGATTATAACCGAACTGAACTTCTGCACCGGAAAACTGGAAGTCCGACGACGCTGTCACCACGTCCGTACCGATCAGAGCCAAAGCGGACAGGCGCTGAACTTCGGCGGTGGTGTTACCCATACTTTCCAGATTGTCATTGACGTTGAACAACTGCTCCAGTGAACTGAACTGGGCCAATTGTGCAGTAAACTCGGTAGCATCCGAAGGATTCATCGGATCCTGATTTTTCAGTTGTTCCACCATCAGGGTCAGAAAATCATCTTTCCCCAGAGCATTGGGCCCCGATGACAATGCCGAGCTGAGCTGGGCATTGGATGATGATGTTGTACTGTTGACTTCTGCCATCATTCACCTCCTGCGACGGATCAGATCCGCACACTAATTCCCTGGCTGGAGTCGATGGCCGCTCCGGGCACGACTTCGGCAACTTGAGCCATCATATCCGCATCCATGGTGACGGCAACGGAGCCCCGGCCACTGGCATGGCCCTGCTCACCGGACGATTGCTGTTGCTGGGCATCTCCTGAATCAACACTGACCTGAAAATCTTCAACAGTCATTCCCTGATCCTGTAACGCATCGCGAAGCCGCGGAAAGTTACGCTCAAGAACCTCCTGTACCTGTTGGCTCTGCGCATGGAGGTGCACTTTGAGCTGATCGCCTTCCATGACCATACGCAACTGCAGCTCGCCCAACTCCTCAGGGTGTAACCTTACCGTGACCGAACTGCTCTCACCACGGGCATGAATCGACAAATGCTCAACGGTCTGATTGACAATATGGCTGTCCGGGACATTTACCGGATGACGTTGCCCCAGAGCAAAGGTCGACGTGGTGGTTGATGACGTCTGTTGATGGGCCGTATGGGTTAGCGCGGCGTGCGCATCATGGCTGACGGTGTCACCGGCGGCACGCTGCATCAGCGATTCCACGGCAGTATTCGGCTTGGCAGTTGTCAGTTCCGCACCGTCCTCTGTACCGCCTGTTGCCGCATTGAGTAAGTTCTCAGCCAGTTTCTCTCCGCCATTCGCAGCCAAACCGTTTGCGTTGGTCGCGACCTGAGCGGGAGTTTGACGCTGGCGAAGCACTGTCTCGACATCCTGACGATTCAACAGACTGGCAAAGCGAGGGTCGGTAATTTTTCCGGAACTTTCTTCACCTTCAGAATTCAGGCCGGCAACACCATTGACCTCTTCCACCTGAACCTGACCGGAATTTTTCAGTTGGTCCATGGTTTGAGCCGCAACCTGGACGGATTCAGCCTTGATGGATGCCGGCTGCGTCAGCTGCTCTTTGATCTTCTGGGCCAGCTGAGCATCATCCAGAAGCTCACTGGCCAGATCGTCCGAGCCTGTCGCGTCGGGTGTTCTCTGAGCAGCCTGAGCCGCTTTGGCCTCGGCAGCCCGGTCCATACCCTGACGCTGCTCCTCATGGATGCGCGGCCCGACCGGCATATTGCCGGGAGTTTCAGCCAAAGAGTCTCCATCGATTGCGGCTTCCGCAACCAACAGTTCATCGTGACTTTCGTCCACGGCCGGCGGTTCTTCCGTCGGCAACACCTCCGCATCCGTGGCAACAACAACGGTGTCAGGAGTATCCTTGTCGGAGCCCTCCTCGCTGGTCACCGTTTCGTCTGTGGCTTGAGCGGTCTCCTGCTGCGCAGCGGTTTCTGACGCCGAGCTCTCCTGGGAAGCATCCGTGGCATCTGAGTCTTGCCGTGCCTGACGCGCTTCGCTCTGGCGTTGGGTTCTGGTTTCTTGACGTGAATCGTCTCGTGAAGCGGTTCCCGTCGTGGAGCGACTGGTCTCGCTACGCTCTGTGCGGGGCGTAGTTTTCGCTTCAGCCTTGTTCAAGGTGGGCAAAAAGTCCCTGGTGTCGGAAGCGGATTTAACCGTTCTCGTTGAGGTTGACTTTGAGGCCACCGCCTGGGTCGCAATCGGTAGAGTTTGCATTCAACTCCTCCTGAAAATTGTCTGGGCGTCAAACACGGCTCATCCGGAGCTGTGCTGACAGTGCAGGATCACAGTATCTTCCTGCTGTCAAAATCAAGGGAGAACATCATGCACCCTGATTTTGGCGACCCTTCCCTGGGTGCCTCAGGCTGATAACAGCCAATCAGTCTTCTTTTAATGTGGCATAAGCAGCACTTAACACTGCCGCTTTTTCTCCGCCGATATTGGCCAGAACTTTTCCGGCACTTTTTGCTTTCATGCCGCCGAGAATGCCGATGGCCAACTCCCGGTCAAGTTCCTCAATAATTCGCGCGGCCTGTGCCGAATCCATCTTGTTGTACATCTGGCTGAGTTCGGCAACCTTCTCCAGCTCTCGGGCATCTTTTTCCGCCAGAAGTTGCTGGACCTGACGACGTAATGCATTCAAATCGTCGAGTTTCTTATCGACTTCGCTACGCAACAGGTTTAGTTCTATTTTTTTTTGTTCAATTTCCTTAAGTTGCTCTTCGTTGCGCTGGCGCTGTTCATTGAGCTGGACAATCAACCGACGCTCCTCCACGGAGCCGATTTCAGTATCCAGGTCCTGAAAATCGTCGACCGCGGCACTGAACCGGGTTCCGAAAGCCAGCACGGCCAGCACCATCACAACGAACAATCCTTTTTTCATGACTCATCCTCATCTCGAAACATAATGGCGATTTCATCAATTTCCGCCATCTCACGACGCTGTTGTTCTTTCATTTCGGCATGTTGCTGCTTTTCCTTGACCTTTTCGAGCAATTTTTTGTCACGGCTCGCTTCTTCCAGCGCTTTGCGACACGTGACACTATGCTGGCGAGCTTGAGCCACCTGCTGTTCCAGAGTCTCCAGGCGCTGGCGCTGATGATTGAGCTGGTTTTCGTAAAGCATGAATTCATGGGCTTGCATGCCCTGTTGCTGGCGTATTTCATACTCCGCGCCCACCAGGTCAAGCTGGTGGCGGCATTGGGTCAGCGCCTCAACGGCCTTTTTCTCCTCTTGAAGCGCCTTGGCCAAGTGTTGGCGCGCCTGGTCAACGAGGCGTTGGCGATGATCCAGAACAACCTGAAGCTTAAAGGGTTTCATAACATCTTCCACGATGGGATCACGGGGCAGAGCAAATTGAGCAGAGAAACACTACAATTCTCTTCGGTTAGCGCAACGGGAATGATAAGCAAAATTTGCAAGATCAGAAAAAAACAACGGACGGATTGTGTCTATGGCTTAGGGGGGCATTCTCAATTCGAAGAATGGGAAATAAACGGGAAATATTTTGAGAAATTTTCCGTGTCGGCAAGGCACACGGAACGCCATAGTCATTCTCATAGTTCATTCTACGACAACGACCTGTAACGCGACTAACGCGGAAAAAAACCAATAATGCCATAAACACTGATTGAGGACGCCCCCGAAGCTGAATCGCCATGCAAAACACGAAGTCCCCCACCGGCAAACATTTTTCAACCGGCGACTACTCTTCGCGGTGCTTGGCCCGGCGATCGAGCACCAGTTTATTCATGGCTTCGACGGTCCCGACCAGATCATCGCGCTCATCCATGCCCTGACGTAAGAAATCATTGACCGCATCAATGCGGGAAATCGCATAGTCAATCTTGGCATTGCTACCGGCAACGTAGGCACCGATATTAATCAGGTCTTCGGCTTCCTTGTGGGTGGCCAGGATCTCGCGAATCTGGGCGGCGCATTGCACATGTTCAGAATCAACGATATCGCGCATGACACGACTGGCCGAATGGAGGATATCGATGCAGGGGTAATGGTTTTTCGCCGCCAGATCGCGCGACAAAACAATGTGCCCATCAAGAATGGACCGCACCGAGTCGGCGATGGGCTCATTCATATCATCGCCTTCAACCAGAACCGTGTACAGACCAGTGATGCTCCCCTGATCCTTAAAACTGCCGGCGCGTTCCAACAGTTTGGGCAACGTCGCAAACACCGACGGTGTATATCCTTTGGTGGTCGGCGGTTCGCCGATAGCCAGGCCCACTTCACGCATGGCCATGGCAAAGCGGGTCACTGAGTCCATCATCAGCAAAACGTTATGTCCCTGCTGACAAAAGTATTCCGCCAGAGTGGTGGCGACAAAGGCCCCCCGCATCCTCAGCAACGGCGACTGATCGGAGGTTGCCACCAGCACGACGGAGCGTGCCAGGCCCTCTTCGCCGAGATCACGTTCAATAAACTCACGCACCTCACGACCGCGCTCACCGATCAAAGCGATGACGTTAATGTCCGACTGAGAGTGTTTGGCCATGGTGCCGAGCAGCACACTTTTGCCAACCCCCGAACCGGCCATGATCCCCATGCGCTGGCCGCGACCACAGGTGAGCAGGCCGTTGATGGCCCGCACGCCGAGATCAAGCGGCTCGGAAATTTTCTTGCGCTCCATCGGCCCCGGCGGCAGAGAATAAACCGGCATCTCCTTATCGAGTACCGGGCTGGGCAACCCATCAATCGCGTGCCCCATGGCATCGACCACCCGACCGAGCATGGCGTCGCCCACCGGCATGGTGGCACTGGTGCGCAACACGCGAATCAGACTGCCGGGTCCCAAACCACGCAGCTCGCCCAGAGGCATCAGCAGAGCCAGCCCATCACGAAAGCCAACCACTTCGGCGGCAATAGGCTCTCCCCCCGACAGCGGCATCACTTCGCACAGCGTACCGACTGAGGCCGAAGGACAATAGCCTTCAATCACCAGACCGACAATTTTGGTGACCTTACCCCACACCCGCAGGGTTTTACAGGCTTTGATGCGTGCTTCAACTTGGGACATCTACTCTCCGCTGATCGCTTCACGCAGGGTTTGTGCCAGTTCCTCCATCTGTGCTTCGATCGTAGCATCGACTCGTCCAACCGGGGATTCCAGAATACAGCCACCCGCTGTCACAGAAGGATCGGCGACAAATTCAATATTGGTCAATCCGGTCAGACTGGCGATGAACAACGGCTTGTGTTCCTGAACAACGTCCATGTCCGCCGGATTGATTTTGAT
This region of uncultured Desulfuromonas sp. genomic DNA includes:
- a CDS encoding FliI/YscN family ATPase, which produces MSQVEARIKACKTLRVWGKVTKIVGLVIEGYCPSASVGTLCEVMPLSGGEPIAAEVVGFRDGLALLMPLGELRGLGPGSLIRVLRTSATMPVGDAMLGRVVDAMGHAIDGLPSPVLDKEMPVYSLPPGPMERKKISEPLDLGVRAINGLLTCGRGQRMGIMAGSGVGKSVLLGTMAKHSQSDINVIALIGERGREVREFIERDLGEEGLARSVVLVATSDQSPLLRMRGAFVATTLAEYFCQQGHNVLLMMDSVTRFAMAMREVGLAIGEPPTTKGYTPSVFATLPKLLERAGSFKDQGSITGLYTVLVEGDDMNEPIADSVRSILDGHIVLSRDLAAKNHYPCIDILHSASRVMRDIVDSEHVQCAAQIREILATHKEAEDLINIGAYVAGSNAKIDYAISRIDAVNDFLRQGMDERDDLVGTVEAMNKLVLDRRAKHREE
- a CDS encoding flagellar hook-length control protein FliK, which codes for MQTLPIATQAVASKSTSTRTVKSASDTRDFLPTLNKAEAKTTPRTERSETSRSTTGTASRDDSRQETRTQRQSEARQARQDSDATDASQESSASETAAQQETAQATDETVTSEEGSDKDTPDTVVVATDAEVLPTEEPPAVDESHDELLVAEAAIDGDSLAETPGNMPVGPRIHEEQRQGMDRAAEAKAAQAAQRTPDATGSDDLASELLDDAQLAQKIKEQLTQPASIKAESVQVAAQTMDQLKNSGQVQVEEVNGVAGLNSEGEESSGKITDPRFASLLNRQDVETVLRQRQTPAQVATNANGLAANGGEKLAENLLNAATGGTEDGAELTTAKPNTAVESLMQRAAGDTVSHDAHAALTHTAHQQTSSTTTSTFALGQRHPVNVPDSHIVNQTVEHLSIHARGESSSVTVRLHPEELGELQLRMVMEGDQLKVHLHAQSQQVQEVLERNFPRLRDALQDQGMTVEDFQVSVDSGDAQQQQSSGEQGHASGRGSVAVTMDADMMAQVAEVVPGAAIDSSQGISVRI
- the fliJ gene encoding flagellar export protein FliJ, coding for MKPFKLQVVLDHRQRLVDQARQHLAKALQEEKKAVEALTQCRHQLDLVGAEYEIRQQQGMQAHEFMLYENQLNHQRQRLETLEQQVAQARQHSVTCRKALEEASRDKKLLEKVKEKQQHAEMKEQQRREMAEIDEIAIMFRDEDES
- a CDS encoding flagellar hook protein FlgE, which produces MGIQSSLYSGVSGLNANGNALTVLGNNIANSNTIGFKSSRTIFSDLLSSEIAGSGGASQVGRGAGLSTVDNIFSQGTFETTESNTDLAIEGPGFFMVSNPDEASIYYTRAGAFNFDDTGTLVNPEGYAVQGYYLNEDGETVGDLTDLMIETRSFSPANPTTKITLATNLNANDPYIGTAGDADSPFDITDPAATSNYASSVRIFDSLGREHLVTTYFNKLDPANNPTGIMQWESHTVVSGADVQDPVVDEFVEVGRSILSFDTGGRLVNVKDLSGLVASDTTTTTAHRAYDAAGDLYITSTVGSFPAITDLELVDPQPTATTVANGLSWVNEAEPTQEVSMIFGATQYSSESDVISQTQDGYATGTLVSLTIDNDGNILGNYSNGEPRKLARIALAKFSNPLGLSKVGNNMYGATDDSGSAIVGTVGSGVGKIFTNSLEMSNVDLAQEFVKMITTQRGFQANSKIITTTDELLGELINLKR
- a CDS encoding flagellar hook capping FlgD N-terminal domain-containing protein, with product MMAEVNSTTSSSNAQLSSALSSGPNALGKDDFLTLMVEQLKNQDPMNPSDATEFTAQLAQFSSLEQLFNVNDNLESMGNTTAEVQRLSALALIGTDVVTASSDFQFSGAEVQFGYNLEAPASEGSLYIRDAAGNTVATYSLTELDSGRHFLAWDGTDNDGNVLPDGKYTLGISAYEGDDAVAATSMIRSRVIGVDLVDGADVLVTNSGDFSLAEVESVRGY